GCGGTGGAAATCTTCGATGCGCAGAGCAATCGCCTGCTGGCCGCCTACGTCGAGAAGCAATATCCAAGCGCCTTGAACATCAAGGCCAGCCTGGGCGCATACGACGCCGCCAAGGCCGGCATCCGCAAAGGCGCCGACCAGTTTGTGCAAGGCCTGCAGTGAGTGATGCCGTGACTGCGCTGCGCTGCGCAGCGCGAGGCGGCTAACGTCGACGGCGGCCTGCGCAGATGCAGTGGCGTGCCGCATTCAAACGTAGCGCTTACCTAGGCTCCGCGGCCGATGTGCGCGCAGCGTCTTGCACACCGATCAATTGGTGCGCCGCTGTCACCGCCGCCATTGACAATGAAACCAGGCCGGCGCTACTGCAGCGCCGGCCCGTGGTTTTCAGCGCGTGCCGCGCGGAAGGGCCTTCTTGACTGCGGCCTTGCGCGCAACGCTGTTCTTGGCCACCACGCGCTTGGCCGGCGATGCGCTGGCGGTGGCGGCTTTCTTCAGTGGCGCCTTTTTCACCGCCACCTGCCGGGTGGCGGTCTGCTTGGCCGCGGGCGCCTTCTTGGCGATCTTCTTGGCGATCGCCTTCTTCACCGCTACCGACTTCACCTGCGCCTTCTTGGCGGCCGAACGCGTGCCGGCCGTGGCAACCGCCGCCTTGCGCGCAGCCTTGCTGGCAGCGGTCTTGGTGCTCAGTGCCGCCGCTTCGGCCTTGGCATTGGCCTTGGCGGTTTCCAGCTTCAACTTGGTAGTGGCCTTGGTGCTGGCGATCTTCTGCTTGGCCGCGGCCTTGGTAGTGGCAATCTTCTTCTTCGCCGTGGCGGTGGTGCCAGCGATCTTGCGCTTGGCCGTGGCCGCGGTGGTTCCGATCTTGTGCTTGGCTGCCGCCGTGCCGGTCTCGATCGACTGCCGGGTCTTGGCCACGCTGCGCTTCACCGCGCTGGCGGCGGCGCCGGCTTTCTTGACCACGCGTTTTTCGACCTTGACCACGGCCTTGCGCGCCTTGCTGACACGCTGCTTGACCTGCGTCACCGCGCCATCGGCGGCGTCCTGCACGCTGGCGAACGCGTCACTGGTGGTGCTGGCGATGCTCTGCCCCAGTTCGGTGGCCGTACTTTTCACGCTGTCGACGGCGTCGGACAGGGTTGCCGTCACACCATTGCCATTGCTCATAAGCCCTCCTTCGGGGCGTCAGTGTGGAAACCCGAGGCGGTGCGCACAGGCACGCCGTATTGCTGAATGTGGGGCCGTTCGAGCGGACGCTACGCCGGGCTCAAGCGGCTGTCAACGCAATGCCCACAAGGCCTGCGCGCGACTTTCACCAGCGGTTAAATCGCGCACTGGCATCTTCGTTCAGCTTGATTTACGCAGTCAGACGCCCTATTCCTCTTCCACCGCGTAACCCGGAATCCGTTGCATGCGACCGCTGCCCACCCTGCTGTCCCTTTCGCTGGCCGCCGCGTTCGGCGGTTTCGCTGCCAGCGGCATCAATGCCTGGCTGGACAACCGCGCCGAAGCGGCGCCCACTGCCGGTGCGGCGTTTACGCTGCCCACCGCCGCCACGTTGCCGGCGGCGGTCGCCGGGCAGCCGGTGCCCTCACTGGCGCCGATGCTGCAGCAGGCCATGCCGGCAGTGGTGAGCGTCAACACCAAGCAGGTGGTGCGGGTACGCAACCCGTTCTTCAATGATCCGATCCTGCGCCGGCTGTTTCCGGAAATTCCGCAGGACCGCATCAACGAGTCGCTGGGCTCGGGGGTGATCATCGATGCGCAAAAAGGCTATGTGCTGACCAACCACCACGTCATCGAAAACGCCGACGACGTACAGGTGACGCTCGGCGACGGGCGCACGGTCAAGGCCGATTTCATTGGCTCCGATGCCGATACCGACATCGCGCTGATCCGCATCAAGGCCGACAACCTCACCGACATCAAACTGGCTGACAGCAACGCCTTGCGCGTCGGCGACTTTGTGGTGGCGATCGGTAACCCGTTCGGCTTCACCCAGACGGTCACCTCGGGCATCGTGTCGGCGGTGGGCCGCAGCGGCATCCGTGGGCTGGGCTACCAGAACTTCATCCAGACCGATGCGTCGATCAACCCCGGCAATTCCGGCGGTGCGCTGGTCAATCTGCAGGGCCAGTTGGTCGGCATCAATACCGCCAGCTTCAACCCGCAAGGCAGCATGGCCGGCAACATCGGCCTGGGCCTGGCGATCCCGTCCAACCTGGCGCGCAACGTGGTCGAGCAATTGGTGACCAAGGGCGTGGTGGTGCGCGGCACGCTTGGCCTGGAAACCCAGAACCTGACCCAGCAAATGCTGCAGGGCCTGGGTGTGGATTCGCTGCGCGGTGCGCTGGTGACGCGCGTGCTGCCGGGTTCGGCCGCGGCAGCGGCTGGCGTGCAACCTGGTGATGTGATCGTGGCAGCCAACGATCAACGCGTGGACAGCGCGCAGGCGCTGCACAACTACGAAGGCCTGCAGGCAGTAGGCAGTGCGGTCACGCTGGACATCCGCCGCGACGGCAAGCCGCTCAAGCTCAAGGCCACCTTGAAGGAACAGGACCGCACAGTCACCGGCGACATGCTCGACCCGCGCCTGGGCGGCGCCACCTTCGTGGATCTGCCCGAATCGCTGCGCCAGTCCGGTGTCACCGGGGTCATGGTGAGCGAGGTCAAACGCGGCGGGCGCGCGGCTGCCAACGGGCTGGTGAGCGGCGATGTGATCGTGGCCAGCAGCGTGGGCGAGTTCGCCGACCTGGCCAGCTGGCGGGCCAATTTCCAGCGCAAGCCGCAACAGCTGGTGCTACGCATCCTGCGCGGAAACGCCCAGTACGACGCGCTCATGCGTTGATCCGGCGTGCACTGGCGAGCGCCTGCCCTAACACCCCCTACACCCTGCCGATGCTATTGCTACCGCACGACCGCACGCTTTCGCGGCTGCCCTCAACGACCGTAGGAGATATCGCATGAGCCCCACCAATACCGAACAGCTGAAGGACAACCTGAGCGAAGCCGGCACCCATCTGAAGTCCGCCGCCAGCGCAGCAGGTGAAGCGGTCAAGGGTGCCACCAGCGCCGCGGGCGATGAGCTCAAGCTGGGCCGTGCCAACGTCAAGGCCGAACTGTCCGACACCGCGCTTGCGGGCATGGCCGCTGCCGAGTTCGGTGGCGCCGCTGCCAAGGAACAGATGGACGTGCTGGTCAGCAAGGGCAACGACCTGCTCGACAGCGCCACCGACCTGATCCGCGAGCGTCCGCTGGCCGCCTTTGGTGTGGCATTTGCTGCTGGCTGGATCATCGCCAAGCTGGCCCGTAGCAACGACAACTAAGTCGTGAGCGATCAGGCCTCTACTGCTGGCGGCCCGGACACGCACGACGCACGTCCGGAAACGCCAGGATTGGACGAAAGCGTACGTCAGGTCGGTGCTGCCGGCCGGGCGACGCTGGGATCGGCCAGAGACACCAGTCGCGCCTTGCGCCGGCTGGTGTCGGCCGACCTGCAACTGGCACGCAGCGCCTTTGGCCGCGGCCTGGCCTGGGCATGTGTGGCGGTGGTGTTTGGCGCCTCGTCCTGGTTGCTGCTGGCCGGTGCCATCATTGCGCTGCTGCAACGGGCAGGGCTGTCGTGGTTCCAGGCAATGTTCTTCACCGCGCTGGCCAGCCTGCTGGTCACTGGCCTCGCCGCATGGCGGGTGTTCTTCTACTTCGATCACACCGGCATGAATGCCACGCGTCGACAACTGGTGCGCCTGGGCATCTTCGATGACGGCAATGACGATGAGACCGGCCCGACCTCGCCGGCAGCGCCATCGTCCACAACCGGAGGCCGCCCATGAAATTCGGCGCCATGCGTCATCGCGTTGAACGCGCCGAACTGCTGGTCGAAGGCCGCAGTGACGAAACCCGCCAGCATTGGGCGGAGCTGCGTCAGGCCTGGACCAGTGGCTGGTCACCGGTGCGGATTCTGGTCGCCGGTTTCGGACTGGGCTTTGTCGTCGGCCGCAACGAACCCCAGGCTGCACTGGGCAGCATTGCCAGCAAGTTGGGCGGCATCCCCAAGATCCTGCAGATGATCAGCACCATCTCGGCGCTGTTTACCGCGCACCGCGCGCAGGAAGCGTCCGAGCAGGCCGAACGCGCTGCCGACAACGCCGAAGAAGTTGCCGCCGACAACAGCGCAGGTGCCGCCATGGGCCCGGTGCCGGTGGACGAACGCACGCTGGCCACGGCAACCGTGGCGCCAGCCCAGGCGACCTACCCGCGTGGCGCACCGCCCGCGGCAGAGGCCGCTACCGAGCTCTCCGAGCATTGAATTCCCGCGCACAGTTCTGTGCGCGGCGTTGACACGTTCTGCTGATAATGGCCCACCGCCGGCACCTCGCCGGCTGCTGCCAGGGCGCGCATGAACTTCCCCGTTGACTCACTGGATGCCGCCGAACCGGCAGACTCGCTTCCGCCACCACCGGCGCCACGCCCGCGTGCACCCGCCTCGTTGGTGGTGTTGGCCACGCTGGCAGTGGGCTACACGCTCTGGGCCGCGCAAACGATCATCCTGCCGGTGATGCTGGCGGCGTTTTTCGCGCTGATCGGTAATCCCATCCTGCGCGGTCTGCGCAAGCTGTACATCCCGCGCTTTCTCGGCGCCTTGATGATCCTGTGCCTGGGCCTGGCCGGCACCGTGGCACTGGCTGCGCAATTGGCGGGCCCGGCGGCCGAGTGGGTGCAGCAGGCACCGCGGCAGATGCGCCAGATCGCCCGCGATGTGCGCGACTTCACCAAGCCGGTGCAGCAGGCCAATCAGGCGGCGGAAAATTTTGCCCGCGCCGCTGGCGGTGAAGGCGCACGCGGCATCCAGATCGTGCGCACGCAGCTGGATGACCCGTACAAATCACTGACCCGCACACCCAAGCTCGCCGCCTCGGTGCTGGCGGTGGTGCTGCTGACGTTCTTCTTCATGGTGTATGGCGAGAGCCTGCAACGGCATGCGATTGCCTTGCTGCCCAATCGTCAGCAACAACGCTTCACCACCGAAATCATGCTGGACATCGAGCGCGAGGTCTCGCGCTATGTGCTCACCATCAGCGTGATCAATATGCTGGTGGGTCTGGTATTTGCCGGCATTTTGTACGTACTCAAGATTCCGCTGCCCGAAGCGCTGCTGTGGGGCACCGTGGTGGCGCTGCTGAATTTCGCGCCGTACGTGGGCCCGCTGATCGGCGTGATGCTGATGTTGCTGATGGGCTTTGTGGAATTCCGCACCACGTTGTCTTCGCTGCTGCCGGCCATTCTGTATCTAGCGCTGCATACCATCGAAGGCCAGGTGGTCACCCCGATCGTGCTGGGCCGGCGCATGGCGATCTCGCCACTGATGTTGATCCTGGCGTTGATGCTGTTTGGCTGGCTCTGGGGCATGGTCGGCCTGCTGCTGGCGGTGCCGCTGCTGGTGTGCATCAAGATGGTGCTCAGCCGGGTGGAAGGCATGCAGCGCTGGGCGCGGTTGTTGGAGTAGCCGGGAATCGGGAATCGGGAATCGGGAGTTGGGAATCGGGAATCGCAAGAGCAGTGGCTGCGCTCTACCCATTCTCGATTCCCGACTCCCCATTCCCGGCATTACAATCTCGCGATGAGTTTCCAAATCAGCGCCATCACCATCGACCTCGACGACACGTTGTGGCCCTTCGCTCCGATCGGTGCGCGCATCGATCAAGTGTTGTACGACTGGATGCGCGAGCACAGCCCGGTCACCGCAGCGCGGTTCCCGGTGGAGGCGATGCGCGAGTTGCGTGAGCGCAGCTTTGCCGACAACCCGCACCTGCATCACGACCTGAGCGCGCTGCGCAGGCTCACGCTGGAGATGGCCTTGCGCGACAGCGGCGGCGATCTGGCGTTGCTGGAGCCGGCGTATGAAGTGTTCTATGCCGCGCGCAATCAGGTGGAATGCTATCCGGATGCGCTCGATGCCTTGGCACGCATCGCCGCGCACGTGCCGGTGGCCGCGCTGAGCAACGGCAATGCCGATCTGGAACGCATCGGCCTGATGCACCATTTCGCTTTCCAGCTTGGCTCGCGCGAACACGGCAGCGCAAAACCCGACCCGAGCATCTTCCTGGCCGCATGCGCGCGCCTGCAGGCGCCGCCCGCACAGGTGCTGCATGTGGGCGACCACGTGCGCATGGATGTGCTGGGCGCGCTCGATGCCGGCCTGCGCGCGTGCTGGATCAACCGCGAGCAGGCGCAGTGGTCGCACCCCACCCAGCAGCCGGACCTGGAGTTCGACAGCCTGACCGGCCTGGCCGATTGGCTGGACGTGCACCACACACCGGCGGCGCACGCTGGCGTGTGCGTGCCCGGCTAAACCCGGCGCCTTCTTTCCGCAGCTTTCGCGCGGCATGCCGCGCTGCATTCGAGGATTCCCATGTCGCACCTCACCGGTTTCACCGACCCCAGCGCGGCGGCGTTGCCGCTGCATGTCCTCGACCGCGAAGGGTTTGCCAGCTGGTGTGCCGACCAGCCCACCCAGGTGCTGGCATGGGCGCAGGCGCAACGCTTCGACGCCGCACCCGGCAGCGTGCTGCTGCTGCCCGGTGAGCAGGGCCTGGCCGGTGCGGTGCTGGGCATTGGTGACCGCGCTGACGCGTATGCGTATGCGCATGCGCCGATGGCGCTGCCGCCGGCCAGCCGCTGGATGCTGGCCACGCCGTTGAACGAAGCCGAACAGGCGCTGCTGCAGCTGGGCTGGGGCTTGGGGGCCTACCGTTTTGCACGCTACCGCAAGGTGCCGCGTGCGCCGGCCGAACTGGCCGCCGCGCCGTCTGCGCATACCCGCGCGCTGATCGAGGCCTGCCTGCAGGTGCGCGACTGGGTCAATACACCCACCGAAGACATGGGCCCGCAGCATCTGGAAGACGCCGCACGCGCCTTGGCGCAGACGCACGGCGCACAGGTCGAGGCGATTGTCGGCGAGCAGTTGCTGACGCAGAACTTCCCCACCATCCATGCAGTGGGCCGTGCCTCGCACCGGGCGCCGCGGTTGATCGTGCTGCGCTGGGGCAAGCCGGAACACCCGCACCTGATGCTGGTCGGCAAGGGCGTGTGCTTCGACACCGGTGGGCTGGACCTGAAACCGGCCGACGGCATGCGCAACATGAAAAAAGACATGGGCGGCGCCGCGCATGCACTGGCGCTGGCCGGGCTGGTGATGGCGCAGCAGCTGCCGGTGCAGCTGACGTTGCTGATTCCGGCGGTGGAAAACGCCGTGGGCCCGGATGCATTCCGTCCTGGCGAAGTGATCATCACCCGCGCCGGCGTGAGCGTGGAAGTGGACAACACCGATGCCGAAGGCCGCCTGGTGCTGTGCGATGCGCTCAGCTACGCCAGCGAGCAACGCCCGGACCTGATCCTGGATTTCGCCACGCTCACCGGCGCGGCGCGCATTGCGCTGGGCCCGGACCTGCCGGCGCTGTTCGCCAACGACGAAGCAGTGGCGCAGGCCTGGTTGGGCGCTGGCGAACGCACCCGCGACCCGGTCTGGCGCATGCCCTTGTGGCGCCCGTACCTGCGGTATCTCAACAGCCATGTCGCCGACATGGCCAATGCCGGCTCGCGCATGGCCGGCGCGGTGACCGCGGCGCTGTATCTGGAACGCTTTATCGCCCCGGGCCTGGCGTGGGCGCATCTGGACGTCTACGCCTGGAACGACAGCGACCGCCCCGGCCGCCCCGCCGGCGGCGAAGCACTGGCGTTGCGCTCGGCCTTTGCGATGCTGCAGCAGCGTTACGGCGGCTGAGGCACACGGCCGGCGCGGCGCGCGCCCGGCATCGTCGGATACCGCGCTGAGACGTCCGGGACGCAGTGCGGGCGCATGCGTTGCAAGCGCCGGTCACACCGGCACTTGCCCGCGCGTTGCCAACATCACACGCTACAAGCAGCGCCCTGCGGATGATGCGGCGCAGGCGTCCTCTGCCGCGGCGACTGCGCGGCCAACCCGGGCGACCGCCACATCACCTCTCGCATCACCCGGAGCCAGCCATGTCGTTGCCACCTCCCTCGCCACACCGCGCACGCAGCCCTGTGGTGCCCTTGCTGGGTATCGCAGCGATTGCCGGCGGCATCGCCATCGCGTTCGCCTGGACCGCCGGCTGGATTGGCGGCGACCGGCTGACCGCCGCACGCATGACCGACACCATCGAATCCAGCGGGCCGCCGCATCCGGGCTTCCGGCGTGCGCATACCAAGGGCGTGTGCGTGAGCGGGCAGTTCCAGTCCAGCGGCAAGGCCACCTGGGTGTCGTCAGCACGCATTTTCAGCCAGGCCAGCACACCGGTATTGGGCCGCATGTCGATTGGCGGCGGCGACCCGCATGGTGCCGACGGTGCGGCCCGCGTGCGCAGCATGGCGCTGCAACTGCGCAGCGATGACGGGCAGGAATGGCGCACCGCCATGAACAGCTTTCCGTTCTTCGTGGTGGCCACCCCGGCCGGCTTTCAGGCGCTCA
The nucleotide sequence above comes from Xanthomonas campestris pv. campestris str. ATCC 33913. Encoded proteins:
- a CDS encoding leucyl aminopeptidase family protein, producing MSHLTGFTDPSAAALPLHVLDREGFASWCADQPTQVLAWAQAQRFDAAPGSVLLLPGEQGLAGAVLGIGDRADAYAYAHAPMALPPASRWMLATPLNEAEQALLQLGWGLGAYRFARYRKVPRAPAELAAAPSAHTRALIEACLQVRDWVNTPTEDMGPQHLEDAARALAQTHGAQVEAIVGEQLLTQNFPTIHAVGRASHRAPRLIVLRWGKPEHPHLMLVGKGVCFDTGGLDLKPADGMRNMKKDMGGAAHALALAGLVMAQQLPVQLTLLIPAVENAVGPDAFRPGEVIITRAGVSVEVDNTDAEGRLVLCDALSYASEQRPDLILDFATLTGAARIALGPDLPALFANDEAVAQAWLGAGERTRDPVWRMPLWRPYLRYLNSHVADMANAGSRMAGAVTAALYLERFIAPGLAWAHLDVYAWNDSDRPGRPAGGEALALRSAFAMLQQRYGG
- a CDS encoding phage holin family protein is translated as MSDQASTAGGPDTHDARPETPGLDESVRQVGAAGRATLGSARDTSRALRRLVSADLQLARSAFGRGLAWACVAVVFGASSWLLLAGAIIALLQRAGLSWFQAMFFTALASLLVTGLAAWRVFFYFDHTGMNATRRQLVRLGIFDDGNDDETGPTSPAAPSSTTGGRP
- a CDS encoding HAD family hydrolase, whose amino-acid sequence is MSFQISAITIDLDDTLWPFAPIGARIDQVLYDWMREHSPVTAARFPVEAMRELRERSFADNPHLHHDLSALRRLTLEMALRDSGGDLALLEPAYEVFYAARNQVECYPDALDALARIAAHVPVAALSNGNADLERIGLMHHFAFQLGSREHGSAKPDPSIFLAACARLQAPPAQVLHVGDHVRMDVLGALDAGLRACWINREQAQWSHPTQQPDLEFDSLTGLADWLDVHHTPAAHAGVCVPG
- a CDS encoding AI-2E family transporter, coding for MNFPVDSLDAAEPADSLPPPPAPRPRAPASLVVLATLAVGYTLWAAQTIILPVMLAAFFALIGNPILRGLRKLYIPRFLGALMILCLGLAGTVALAAQLAGPAAEWVQQAPRQMRQIARDVRDFTKPVQQANQAAENFARAAGGEGARGIQIVRTQLDDPYKSLTRTPKLAASVLAVVLLTFFFMVYGESLQRHAIALLPNRQQQRFTTEIMLDIEREVSRYVLTISVINMLVGLVFAGILYVLKIPLPEALLWGTVVALLNFAPYVGPLIGVMLMLLMGFVEFRTTLSSLLPAILYLALHTIEGQVVTPIVLGRRMAISPLMLILALMLFGWLWGMVGLLLAVPLLVCIKMVLSRVEGMQRWARLLE
- a CDS encoding Do family serine endopeptidase; amino-acid sequence: MRPLPTLLSLSLAAAFGGFAASGINAWLDNRAEAAPTAGAAFTLPTAATLPAAVAGQPVPSLAPMLQQAMPAVVSVNTKQVVRVRNPFFNDPILRRLFPEIPQDRINESLGSGVIIDAQKGYVLTNHHVIENADDVQVTLGDGRTVKADFIGSDADTDIALIRIKADNLTDIKLADSNALRVGDFVVAIGNPFGFTQTVTSGIVSAVGRSGIRGLGYQNFIQTDASINPGNSGGALVNLQGQLVGINTASFNPQGSMAGNIGLGLAIPSNLARNVVEQLVTKGVVVRGTLGLETQNLTQQMLQGLGVDSLRGALVTRVLPGSAAAAAGVQPGDVIVAANDQRVDSAQALHNYEGLQAVGSAVTLDIRRDGKPLKLKATLKEQDRTVTGDMLDPRLGGATFVDLPESLRQSGVTGVMVSEVKRGGRAAANGLVSGDVIVASSVGEFADLASWRANFQRKPQQLVLRILRGNAQYDALMR
- a CDS encoding histidine biosynthesis protein HisIE — encoded protein: MSNGNGVTATLSDAVDSVKSTATELGQSIASTTSDAFASVQDAADGAVTQVKQRVSKARKAVVKVEKRVVKKAGAAASAVKRSVAKTRQSIETGTAAAKHKIGTTAATAKRKIAGTTATAKKKIATTKAAAKQKIASTKATTKLKLETAKANAKAEAAALSTKTAASKAARKAAVATAGTRSAAKKAQVKSVAVKKAIAKKIAKKAPAAKQTATRQVAVKKAPLKKAATASASPAKRVVAKNSVARKAAVKKALPRGTR